Proteins from a single region of Polyangium spumosum:
- a CDS encoding HipA N-terminal domain-containing protein, translating into MPEGKRLTLLHLSDLQFGRAHGFPAGGSPGSLVDRLAQNLARLRDEEHVRPDLVLLSGDLAEWGLPREFEEVALFVRELARSLALDVRRFVLIPGNHDISRKLSRAYFDECEVYGRDPEKPYWPKYKPYADFFTQLYAGHAGIGFTEREPWSLFEYPDLGVVVAGLNSTIADSHRDEDHRGEIGEAQIRAFVEELRPLGEKGYLRIGLVHHDPTRSGGHDGIVDAEAIEKKLAPHLDLLLHGHTHDDKQRWFGHLGATPVPVIGIGSAGVDRAERPAEVGNQFQILQLSRDSIEVGLRRHDPGQGDWIGDTRGDPAGQAWRIIYPVPHLARATAAFAEAPASEPARDAMADAVEQYRRRITATYRGRHFAEQSGLLRRASVDLLSLFVVPQVAALTQRPKAPEAKATYEEKEQEAPWEEGYPEDADAVLFDPRKPWMLVLGGPGSGKSALTSWLMLKLCEAGETLPEGMARFVPVRIEMRRFAQHMRVHKGRAYDFFDYLEAENAELSIDALRSDRLRELAEARRLLWIFDGLDEVVDAEERKRCAAMIGGVRQRYDGRGLITSREVGAEDVRTELSRCEVPSYRLRAFDAAHVKKLLAALPMPEARRERLLHAIRQSPALAEMCRTPLVLTMTALLSLRGEVPERRRDLLGRLVELLVEEWEAGKGDEPESSDLARFDFALTTRFLSKLALWMMLDIEGGSGNVLAEEDLRRFTVAFCREELGEREIVAKRTARRFLEKLQHRNGVLVSWGAGAYGFVHRGFLDYLAAEELHEGFATEEGRELVAELVQTCWRSDAWRECLAMVLGAIGEEEPHEVIPMLQAVLRRLELQETTYANFIAFAVRVLAEVYRGLDQEPLRSFASRLTELLRRCCEARVNYPLGGTAAITEALRQVGEQWPAASILREWALGEFGFDFLGHRSGSSYRMALATTPLKERRELLDRIVERSESPEAIQAATEEVLSGQDLAPDDAARLYRAAERKSERVALAVGEVLLQDGVPEAARWIEDSWRSFHDDTAQIDGAILLASVPERRSTMLRWLIERAESSDKVPPTIRAFIARTEVDDPFLYETLTSWFRSSHSRLRLTAAMALAHGHDDPEAFDQLERFVRGRDENFADLALYALLDASKRDGAAASEIARSTLRRLLQDPTDVGPSDFEHMAWWWEQHVDAAEAAAARAAYPGTYEETPPSDHWARFNAATDALEGAAEDPERRRAAQSQLRELVTPAAPEEVRLPAAIQLRRIGDPLGEATLRELAHSAANEDRRCFAARQIRDLETLHHLATSAQSDQVRADAAHVLALLDARRALLRVGRPRRGIVSLRGQRAGIIEETPTGSRFTYDPDYLDRPDAKAIAPSLPLRRLPYESEGLHPFFENLLPEGWLLHLARKTLGTSGQDLFGLLLATCRDCIGAVEIVPEPDDEELT; encoded by the coding sequence ATGCCGGAAGGCAAACGGCTCACGCTCCTCCATCTTTCGGACCTCCAGTTCGGTCGTGCGCACGGCTTCCCTGCGGGCGGCTCTCCTGGCTCGCTCGTCGACCGGCTCGCGCAAAACCTCGCCCGTCTCCGCGACGAGGAGCACGTCCGACCTGATCTGGTCCTTCTGTCCGGCGATCTGGCCGAGTGGGGCTTGCCGCGCGAGTTCGAGGAGGTCGCGCTCTTCGTTCGCGAGCTCGCTCGTTCCCTCGCGCTCGATGTGCGGCGCTTCGTGCTGATCCCGGGCAACCACGACATCAGTCGGAAGTTGTCGCGCGCCTACTTCGATGAATGCGAGGTGTATGGCCGCGATCCCGAAAAACCCTACTGGCCCAAGTACAAGCCTTACGCTGACTTCTTCACGCAGCTTTATGCTGGGCATGCTGGGATCGGCTTCACCGAGCGGGAGCCCTGGTCGCTGTTCGAGTATCCCGATCTCGGCGTCGTCGTCGCGGGGCTCAACTCCACCATCGCCGACAGCCATCGGGACGAGGATCATCGCGGCGAGATTGGGGAGGCGCAGATCCGGGCGTTCGTCGAGGAGCTTCGTCCTCTTGGCGAGAAGGGGTATCTGAGGATCGGCCTCGTGCATCATGATCCCACCCGATCCGGGGGACACGACGGGATCGTCGATGCGGAGGCGATCGAGAAGAAGCTCGCGCCGCACCTCGACTTGCTGCTGCACGGCCATACCCACGACGACAAGCAACGGTGGTTCGGCCACCTCGGCGCGACGCCCGTGCCCGTCATCGGGATAGGCAGCGCTGGTGTCGATCGCGCTGAGCGGCCTGCGGAGGTGGGCAATCAGTTTCAGATCCTGCAACTGTCCCGCGATTCGATCGAGGTCGGCCTGCGCCGCCATGATCCTGGACAGGGAGATTGGATCGGCGATACACGCGGCGATCCTGCGGGCCAGGCGTGGCGCATCATTTATCCAGTGCCGCACCTCGCGCGGGCGACGGCTGCGTTCGCCGAGGCGCCGGCGAGCGAGCCGGCACGCGACGCGATGGCGGATGCGGTCGAGCAGTATCGACGTCGGATCACGGCCACGTATCGCGGGCGCCACTTCGCGGAGCAATCGGGCCTCCTCCGACGTGCTTCGGTCGATCTGCTGAGTCTCTTCGTGGTGCCGCAGGTGGCGGCGTTGACGCAACGTCCGAAGGCGCCGGAAGCCAAGGCCACGTACGAGGAGAAGGAGCAGGAAGCGCCCTGGGAAGAGGGGTATCCCGAGGACGCGGACGCGGTGCTGTTCGACCCGCGGAAGCCGTGGATGCTCGTCCTGGGCGGGCCTGGCTCCGGCAAGTCGGCGCTCACGAGCTGGCTCATGTTGAAGCTCTGTGAGGCCGGGGAGACCTTGCCGGAGGGCATGGCCCGGTTCGTCCCGGTGCGGATCGAGATGCGCCGCTTCGCGCAACACATGCGGGTCCACAAGGGGCGCGCGTACGACTTCTTCGATTACCTGGAAGCCGAGAACGCGGAGCTGTCGATCGACGCGCTGCGGTCGGATCGCTTGCGAGAGCTCGCGGAGGCGCGGCGGCTCCTCTGGATCTTCGACGGGCTCGACGAGGTGGTGGACGCCGAGGAGCGCAAGCGGTGCGCAGCGATGATCGGCGGCGTGCGGCAGCGATACGATGGGCGAGGGCTCATCACGAGTCGTGAGGTGGGGGCCGAGGATGTGCGGACGGAGCTGTCGCGGTGCGAAGTGCCGTCGTATCGCCTGCGCGCGTTCGACGCTGCGCACGTGAAGAAGCTCCTCGCGGCTTTGCCCATGCCCGAGGCGCGGCGCGAGCGGCTCCTTCACGCAATCCGCCAGAGCCCGGCGCTCGCGGAGATGTGTCGTACGCCGCTCGTCCTCACGATGACCGCGCTCCTCTCGCTCCGCGGTGAGGTCCCGGAGCGGCGAAGGGATCTGCTTGGACGGCTCGTCGAGCTGCTCGTGGAGGAGTGGGAGGCCGGCAAGGGGGACGAGCCGGAGAGCAGCGACCTGGCCCGATTCGATTTCGCCTTGACGACGCGGTTTCTGTCGAAACTCGCGCTTTGGATGATGCTGGACATCGAAGGAGGGAGCGGGAACGTCCTCGCTGAGGAGGATCTAAGACGGTTCACGGTCGCGTTTTGCCGGGAGGAGCTCGGCGAACGCGAGATCGTGGCGAAGCGGACGGCGCGACGGTTTCTGGAGAAGCTCCAGCATCGGAACGGTGTGCTCGTCTCCTGGGGGGCGGGTGCTTATGGATTCGTGCATCGGGGGTTTCTGGATTATCTGGCGGCGGAGGAGCTCCACGAGGGGTTCGCGACCGAGGAGGGCCGCGAGCTCGTCGCCGAGCTCGTGCAGACATGCTGGCGCTCGGATGCATGGCGCGAGTGCCTTGCCATGGTGCTCGGGGCGATCGGGGAGGAGGAGCCCCATGAGGTCATCCCAATGTTGCAGGCCGTCTTGCGACGACTGGAGCTTCAGGAGACGACGTATGCGAATTTCATCGCTTTTGCCGTTCGGGTACTGGCGGAGGTGTATCGAGGTCTCGATCAAGAACCTCTGCGCTCCTTCGCCTCGCGTCTGACGGAGCTCCTGCGGCGGTGCTGCGAAGCCAGAGTCAACTACCCACTCGGCGGCACGGCTGCTATCACCGAAGCATTGCGGCAGGTTGGGGAACAATGGCCCGCGGCTTCGATTCTCCGGGAGTGGGCCCTCGGGGAATTTGGCTTCGATTTCCTAGGGCACCGCAGCGGGTCCAGCTATCGGATGGCTCTCGCGACCACCCCGCTAAAAGAGCGCCGCGAGCTTCTCGACCGTATCGTCGAACGGAGCGAATCTCCCGAGGCCATCCAGGCTGCCACCGAGGAGGTACTGTCAGGGCAGGATCTCGCGCCTGACGATGCCGCACGACTCTATCGTGCAGCCGAACGAAAAAGCGAACGCGTCGCGTTGGCCGTGGGAGAGGTGCTGCTGCAAGACGGTGTTCCCGAGGCCGCGCGATGGATCGAGGACTCCTGGCGGAGCTTTCACGACGATACGGCGCAAATCGACGGCGCGATTCTTCTAGCCAGTGTCCCAGAGCGGCGTTCGACGATGCTTCGATGGCTGATCGAGAGGGCGGAGAGCTCGGACAAGGTCCCTCCGACCATTCGCGCTTTCATTGCTCGCACGGAAGTGGACGATCCCTTTCTCTACGAGACGCTGACGTCCTGGTTCCGCTCCTCGCACAGCCGTCTTCGGCTGACTGCCGCAATGGCCCTGGCCCATGGTCATGACGATCCGGAAGCCTTCGACCAACTCGAGCGCTTTGTGCGGGGGCGTGACGAGAATTTTGCGGACCTGGCTCTGTACGCACTGCTCGATGCATCGAAGAGAGATGGGGCTGCGGCGAGCGAAATAGCGCGGTCCACCCTCCGTCGCTTGTTGCAGGACCCAACGGATGTTGGACCTAGCGACTTCGAACACATGGCCTGGTGGTGGGAGCAGCATGTCGACGCGGCCGAGGCTGCTGCGGCCAGAGCTGCTTATCCGGGTACGTACGAGGAAACCCCGCCGTCGGACCATTGGGCTCGTTTCAACGCAGCGACGGACGCCTTGGAAGGCGCGGCAGAGGACCCGGAGCGAAGACGCGCCGCCCAGTCACAACTCCGCGAGCTCGTCACCCCCGCCGCACCCGAAGAAGTCCGCCTCCCGGCCGCAATCCAACTCCGCCGCATCGGCGACCCCCTCGGCGAAGCCACCCTCCGCGAGCTCGCCCATTCCGCGGCGAACGAAGACCGGCGCTGTTTCGCCGCCCGCCAAATCCGCGACCTTGAAACCCTCCACCACCTCGCCACCTCTGCCCAATCCGACCAGGTTCGCGCCGACGCCGCCCATGTCCTCGCCCTCCTCGACGCCCGCCGCGCCCTCCTCCGCGTCGGTCGCCCCCGCCGCGGCATCGTCTCCCTCCGCGGACAGCGCGCCGGCATCATCGAGGAGACCCCCACCGGCTCCCGATTCACCTACGACCCCGATTACCTCGACCGCCCCGACGCCAAAGCCATCGCCCCCTCCCTCCCTCTCCGCCGCCTCCCCTACGAAAGCGAAGGCCTCCACCCCTTCTTCGAGAACCTCCTCCCCGAAGGCTGGCTCCTCCACCTCGCCCGCAAAACCCTCGGCACCTCCGGCCAGGACCTCTTTGGCCTCCTCCTCGCCACCTGCCGCGATTGCATCGGCGCCGTCGAGATCGTCCCCGAGCCCGACGACGAGGAGCTCACGTGA
- the ftsH gene encoding ATP-dependent zinc metalloprotease FtsH codes for MRSFWVYILLVVGAVLLLGSLEGSEERIPYARFRDMAEQGVLTEVQIKGDTYIGRTAPNAPVGTSQTFRTGRIEGAETALLATLDAKDVPYTRVSDGGPSMSMMLLWALPLLGVLLLVSSMSRKAPTPNITNPALNFGKHKARLYVDKGAPVTFRDVAGSHEAKAELTEIVEFLKSPERYRRLGGRIPKGVLLVGPPGTGKTLLARAVAGEANVPFFSICGSEFVEMFVGVGAARVRDLFTQAREKPAAILFVDELDAVGKARGAAGPIGGNDEREQTLNQLLTEMDGFDGATGLVVIAATNRPEILDPALTRAGRFDRRVYVDRPDLRERREILEVHARRVLLGPDVNLDDMAAQTTGLVGADLANLLNEAALLAARRHATSVSRADLDEAIERVIAGLERKSRRLGAHERVVVAYHEAGHAIAAELLPTQDPVRKVSIVPRGVGALGYTLQKPREDRYLMSRQEILDRLVVLLGGRVAEQRTFGDASTGAQDDLVNATDIARRMVRELGMGGAAGLGLASFDPRRSVTFERGGYDYSEETARVVDAEVGRLLAEAEARTKALINEHYEGLDRIARRLLDVETLTGEDVRALLHAPAEKPKVAEAEGVDVTVEEAPASEARPRAACVGSK; via the coding sequence ATGCGATCGTTCTGGGTTTACATCCTGCTCGTGGTGGGCGCAGTGCTCCTGCTCGGCTCGCTCGAAGGGAGCGAGGAGCGAATTCCTTACGCTCGGTTCCGGGACATGGCCGAGCAAGGCGTGCTCACCGAGGTGCAGATCAAAGGGGATACGTACATCGGGCGCACGGCGCCGAACGCGCCCGTCGGCACGTCGCAGACGTTCCGGACCGGGCGCATCGAAGGCGCCGAGACCGCCCTGCTCGCGACGCTCGACGCGAAGGACGTCCCGTACACGCGGGTCTCCGACGGCGGGCCGTCGATGTCGATGATGCTGCTCTGGGCGTTGCCGCTCCTCGGCGTGCTCCTGCTCGTGAGCTCGATGTCGCGCAAGGCGCCGACGCCGAACATCACGAACCCCGCGCTGAACTTCGGCAAACACAAGGCGCGGCTCTACGTGGACAAGGGCGCGCCGGTGACCTTCCGCGACGTGGCCGGCAGCCACGAGGCGAAGGCAGAGCTCACCGAGATCGTCGAGTTCCTCAAGTCTCCCGAGCGTTATCGCAGGCTCGGCGGGCGGATCCCGAAGGGCGTCTTGCTCGTCGGCCCACCCGGGACGGGCAAGACGTTGCTCGCGCGGGCCGTGGCCGGCGAGGCGAACGTGCCCTTCTTCAGCATCTGCGGCTCGGAGTTCGTGGAGATGTTCGTCGGCGTGGGCGCGGCGCGCGTGCGCGACCTGTTCACGCAGGCGCGCGAAAAGCCGGCCGCGATCCTGTTCGTCGACGAGCTCGACGCGGTCGGAAAGGCGCGCGGCGCGGCCGGGCCGATCGGCGGCAACGACGAGCGCGAGCAGACGCTGAACCAGCTCCTCACGGAGATGGACGGCTTCGACGGCGCGACGGGGCTCGTGGTGATCGCCGCGACGAACCGGCCCGAGATCCTCGACCCGGCGCTCACGCGTGCAGGCCGCTTCGATCGGCGCGTCTACGTCGATCGGCCGGATCTACGCGAGCGGCGCGAGATCCTGGAGGTGCACGCGCGCCGGGTGCTGCTCGGCCCGGACGTGAACCTCGACGACATGGCCGCGCAGACGACGGGGCTCGTGGGCGCGGACCTCGCGAACCTCCTGAACGAGGCGGCGCTGCTCGCGGCGCGCAGGCACGCGACGTCCGTGAGCAGGGCGGACCTCGACGAGGCCATCGAGCGGGTGATCGCGGGCCTCGAGCGCAAGAGCCGGCGGCTCGGCGCGCACGAGCGCGTGGTCGTTGCGTATCACGAGGCGGGGCACGCGATCGCGGCGGAGCTCTTGCCGACGCAGGATCCGGTGCGGAAGGTGTCGATCGTGCCGCGCGGGGTGGGCGCGCTCGGCTACACGCTGCAGAAGCCGCGCGAGGATCGGTACCTGATGAGCCGGCAGGAGATCCTCGATCGGCTCGTCGTGCTGCTCGGCGGTCGCGTGGCGGAGCAGCGGACGTTCGGCGACGCCTCGACGGGCGCGCAGGACGACCTCGTGAACGCGACGGACATCGCGCGGCGCATGGTGCGCGAGCTCGGCATGGGCGGCGCTGCCGGGCTGGGGCTCGCGTCGTTCGATCCACGGCGGAGCGTGACGTTCGAGCGCGGCGGCTACGACTACAGCGAGGAGACGGCGCGCGTGGTCGACGCGGAGGTGGGGCGGCTGCTCGCCGAGGCGGAGGCGCGGACGAAGGCGCTGATCAACGAGCACTACGAGGGGCTCGATCGCATCGCGCGGAGGCTGCTCGATGTGGAGACGCTGACGGGCGAAGACGTGCGGGCGCTCTTGCACGCGCCGGCCGAGAAGCCGAAGGTCGCGGAGGCCGAGGGCGTCGACGTGACGGTCGAGGAGGCGCCGGCGAGCGAGGCGAGGCCGCGGGCGGCTTGTGTGGGGAGCAAGTAG
- a CDS encoding sigma-70 family RNA polymerase sigma factor: MNVRGGASFGGNPEVERYYQEGKPVLEQVVRWMARRLGDSVPFEDMRAYAHEALLEAVSTFDPSRATLATYVARKVRWAILDGIKRERRSRRALARATGLLGAERLSLELASAPDEPGFSEDDHVSALDRLLEAHAAALALGLVAASSSPEEHTSRAEMAHALRHAIGALPERERKLVERHYYQGEDFDEIAAELGISKSWASRLHAQAIQSLGEAIASRTR, from the coding sequence GTGAACGTTCGCGGCGGCGCTTCGTTCGGCGGAAACCCCGAGGTCGAGCGCTACTACCAGGAGGGCAAGCCGGTGCTCGAGCAAGTCGTCCGCTGGATGGCGCGCAGGCTCGGCGACTCGGTCCCGTTCGAGGACATGCGCGCCTACGCGCACGAGGCCTTGCTCGAAGCGGTGAGCACCTTCGACCCGAGCCGCGCCACCCTCGCCACCTACGTCGCGCGGAAGGTCCGCTGGGCCATCCTCGACGGCATCAAGCGGGAGCGTCGTTCTCGCCGGGCCCTCGCCCGCGCCACCGGCCTGCTCGGCGCCGAGCGCCTCTCCCTCGAGCTCGCCTCCGCTCCGGACGAGCCGGGCTTCTCCGAGGACGACCACGTCTCCGCGCTCGATCGCCTCCTCGAAGCGCACGCCGCCGCCCTCGCGCTCGGCCTCGTCGCGGCCTCGAGCTCGCCCGAGGAGCACACCTCGCGCGCCGAGATGGCGCATGCGCTGCGGCACGCCATCGGCGCGCTCCCCGAGCGCGAACGCAAGCTCGTCGAGCGGCACTACTACCAGGGTGAAGACTTCGACGAGATCGCCGCGGAGCTCGGCATCAGCAAGAGCTGGGCGAGCCGCCTGC
- a CDS encoding HipA domain-containing protein encodes MSTCLACLGPDAPEPPAEPYHPACLEALFGTPSAPRISFGRADVPDVVERSIGKFSISGVQPKAQARLSEDRGALELADAGGRYIVKPDVQAYPFLPANEHLTMALARRVGLPVPPNALVRLADDSMAYIVRRFDRINGEPPRKRIQEDFCSLAGLRSGDKYESSAEKCAKLVLRFTQDTAAGMRTLFVQMLFSYLVGNGDLHLKNLSIVEEDDGSFALSPAYDLVSTWIYGDHDLALPIQGKKNKVTRRNWLTFAELHAHIPRPEATTLLDGVLAQLTHARSVVASSALTDETLRFRYLAVLDERVASLAPGRSDP; translated from the coding sequence GTGAGCACCTGCCTCGCCTGCCTCGGCCCCGACGCGCCCGAGCCGCCGGCCGAGCCGTATCACCCCGCTTGCCTCGAAGCCCTCTTCGGCACCCCCTCCGCGCCTCGGATCTCCTTCGGTCGCGCCGACGTACCTGACGTCGTCGAGCGCTCCATCGGCAAGTTCTCCATCTCCGGCGTCCAGCCCAAAGCCCAGGCCCGGCTCAGCGAAGACCGCGGCGCCCTCGAGCTCGCCGACGCCGGCGGCCGCTACATCGTCAAGCCCGACGTCCAGGCCTATCCGTTCCTCCCGGCCAACGAGCACCTCACCATGGCCCTCGCGCGCCGCGTCGGCCTCCCCGTGCCCCCCAATGCCCTCGTCCGCCTCGCCGACGACAGCATGGCGTACATCGTCCGCCGCTTCGATCGCATCAACGGCGAACCTCCCCGGAAGCGTATCCAGGAGGACTTCTGCTCCCTCGCCGGCTTACGCTCGGGCGACAAGTACGAGAGCAGCGCCGAGAAATGCGCGAAGCTCGTGCTTCGATTCACGCAGGACACCGCCGCCGGCATGCGCACGCTCTTCGTGCAAATGCTGTTTTCTTATCTCGTCGGCAATGGCGACCTGCACCTGAAGAACCTGTCCATCGTCGAAGAGGACGACGGATCCTTCGCCCTCTCCCCCGCGTACGACCTCGTCTCCACGTGGATCTACGGCGACCACGACCTCGCGTTGCCCATCCAGGGCAAGAAGAACAAGGTCACGAGGCGCAACTGGCTCACGTTCGCCGAGCTCCACGCCCACATTCCGCGCCCCGAAGCGACGACCCTGCTCGACGGGGTCCTCGCGCAGCTCACGCACGCGCGCTCCGTCGTCGCGAGCTCCGCGCTCACGGACGAGACCCTCCGCTTCCGGTATCTCGCCGTCCTCGACGAGCGCGTCGCGTCCCTCGCCCCCGGGCGATCCGATCCCTGA